The following proteins are co-located in the Panthera tigris isolate Pti1 chromosome F2, P.tigris_Pti1_mat1.1, whole genome shotgun sequence genome:
- the TGS1 gene encoding trimethylguanosine synthase isoform X2: MCCDKWSRVAEMFLFVEDLEEDCKILCLCSRAFVEDRKLCNLGLKGYYVKGNGDNAGDQATEEEEGGTAELHDSKGLGLDESELDSEAELMRSMGLPLQFGGVSAHKTFEVSMNTRNKVKVKKKKKKQQKKYLHEIMRESWRQEYEEDDILASDDPSSVERYENTKTCELQTKKDIETENLPVENTLCPKLEITEKWEKYWNEYGGGLLWQSWQEKHPGQTLCPEPWNIPDTKEEWEQHYSQLYWYYLEQFQYWEAQGWTFDAPETCDTDACGPKIEVDDEKDENCIKADLTSFPSSSITIDSESSSSGDTEHNEILDGVSNLSLNSEEVEQSRLDSSVSYDGCQLLSEVGSSRECPATGQSEPCHGGAKDSNVSGNRSANQPAQDSQDSSEANAIRERPHSNSIDGDESEEDPPERKPSKLKRSHELDIDENPDSDFDDNGSLLGFKHGSGQKYGGISNFSHRRVRYLQKNVKYKSKFLDMRRQINMKNKHIFFTEESDKTFFKKSKALTKVEKFLKWVNEPMDEEASQESVSHDNVQDTCTSSDSEEQEMSVKKGDDPLETSNQEPGKRHAVSSAGELETEKNEGDSTVTAITHQEDCVTQITPDSVQVNTETESKKKKKTKKNRNKKVIGLPPEIAAVPELAKYWAQRYRLFSRFDDGIKLDRVIAIDIDPVKIDLARNNAEVYGIADKIEFICGDFLLLASHLKADVVFLSPPWGGPDYATAETFDIRTMMSPDGFEIFRRSQKITNNIVYFLPRNADIDQVASLAGPGGQVEIEQNFLNNKLKTITAYFGDLIRRSASES; encoded by the exons ATGTGCTGCGACAAGTGGAGCCGCGTGGCCGAAATGTTTCTCTTCGTTGAAGACCTGGAGGAGGATTGTAAGATCCTTTGCCTGTGCTCCAGGGCGTTTGTGGA AGATCGAAAATTGTGCAATTTGGGATTAAAAGGCTACTATGTCAAAGGCAATGGTGACAATGCAG GAGACCAAGcaacagaagaggaggaaggtggcACGGCAGAGTTACATGACAGCAAAGGCTTAGGCTTAGATGAAAGTGAACTTGATTCTGAGGCTGAACTCATGAGAAGTATGGGACTACCACTCCAGTTTGGTGGTGTATCTGCACATAAGACTTTTGAg GTGTCTATGAATACTAGAAATAAAGttaaagtcaaaaagaaaaagaaaaaacagcaaaagaagtACTTACATGAAATTATGAGAGAATCTTGGAGACAAGAATATGAAGAAGATGACATTTTGGCTTCAGATGATCCGTCTTCAGTTGAACGGTATGAGAACACCAAAACATGTGAACTTCAAACCAAAAAGGACATTGAAACTGAAAATCTTCCTGTTGAAAATACATTATGCCCAAAGCTAGAAATTACGGAGAAGTGGGAAAAGTATTGGAATGAATATGGCGGAGGGCTCTTATGGCAAAGCTGGCAAGAGAAACATCCAGGTCAGACACTGTGTCCTGAACCTTGGAACATTCCTGATACAAAGGAGGAATGGGAACAACATTATAGTCAACTCTATTGGTATTATTTGGAACAATTTCAGTATTGGGAAGCTCAGGGTTGGACTTTTGATGCCCCAGAAACCTGTGATACAGATGCTTGTGGGCCTAAAATAGAAGTTGACGACGAGAAAGACGAAAATTGCATAAAAGCAGACTTAACGTCTTTTCCATCTTCATCTATTACCATTGATAGTGAAAGCTCTAGTTCAGGTGATACAGAGCATAATGAAATACTTGATGGGGTTAGTAACTTAAGTCTGAATTCAGAGGAAGTGGAACAGAGCCGGTTAGATTCTTCAGTAAGTTACGATGGATGTCAGTTGCTAAGTGAAGTCGGCAGCAGCAGAGAATGCCCTGCCACTGGCCAAAGTGAACCATGTCACGGAGGAGCCAAGGACAGCAACGTGTCTGGGAACAGAAGCGCAAACCAACCAGCTCAGG ATTCACAGGACTCTTCCGAAGCAAACGCAATCAGAGAAAGACCACACTCCAACAGTATTGATGGAGACGAGAGTGAAGAAGATCCACCTGAACGTAAGCCAAGCAAACTCAAGAGGAG ccACGAGCTGGACATCGATGAAAACCCAGATTCAGACTTTGATGACAATGGTTCCCTTCTGGGATTCAAGCATGGCTCAGGACAAAA ATACGGTGGAATTTCAAATTTCAGTCATCGGCGGGTCAGATACTTGCAGAAGAATGTGAAGTATAAGTCAAAGTTCCTGGACatgagaagacaaataaatatgaaaaacaaacacatcttctttaccgAAGAGtcagataaaacatttttcaagaaaagcaaagcttTGACTAAG GtagaaaaatttctaaaatggGTGAATGAACCAATGGATGAGGAAGCATCACAGGAGTCAGTTTCTCATGACAACGTGCAAGACACGTGCACAAGCAGTGATTCAGAGGAGCAAGAAATGTCTGTTAAAAAAGGCGATGACCCACTTGAGACGAGCAATCAAGAACCTGGAAAGCGTCACGCCGTGTCTTCAGCTGGTGaactggaaacagaaaaaaatgaaggagacaGCACAGTAACAGCTATTACACATCAGGAAGATTGTGTTACTCAGATTACACCAGATTCTGTACAGGTCAACACTGAAA ctgaaagtaaaaagaagaagaagacaaagaaaaacaggaacaaaaaggTAATTGGCCTGCCTCCCGAGATAGCTGCTGTTCCTGAGCTGGCAAAGTACTGGGCCCAGAGATACAGGCTCTTCTCCCGTTTTGATGATGGGATTAAATTGGACAGAG TGATTGCCATTGATATTGATCCTGTTAAGATTGATCTTGCTCGCAATAATGCAGAAGTCTATGGAATAGCAGACAAGATAGAGTTCATCTGTGGAGATTTCCTCCTGCTGGCTTCTCACTTAAAGGCTGATGTTGTGTTTCTTAGCCCCCCTTGGGGAGGACCAGACTACGCTACTGCAGAGACCTTTGACATTAGGACCATGATGTCTCCAGATGG CTTTGAAATTTTCAGGCGTTCCCAGAAGATCACtaataatattgtttatttccttccaagAAATGCTGATATTGACCAG
- the TGS1 gene encoding trimethylguanosine synthase isoform X3 codes for MLSVGDQATEEEEGGTAELHDSKGLGLDESELDSEAELMRSMGLPLQFGGVSAHKTFEVSMNTRNKVKVKKKKKKQQKKYLHEIMRESWRQEYEEDDILASDDPSSVERYENTKTCELQTKKDIETENLPVENTLCPKLEITEKWEKYWNEYGGGLLWQSWQEKHPGQTLCPEPWNIPDTKEEWEQHYSQLYWYYLEQFQYWEAQGWTFDAPETCDTDACGPKIEVDDEKDENCIKADLTSFPSSSITIDSESSSSGDTEHNEILDGVSNLSLNSEEVEQSRLDSSVSYDGCQLLSEVGSSRECPATGQSEPCHGGAKDSNVSGNRSANQPAQDSQDSSEANAIRERPHSNSIDGDESEEDPPERKPSKLKRSHELDIDENPDSDFDDNGSLLGFKHGSGQKYGGISNFSHRRVRYLQKNVKYKSKFLDMRRQINMKNKHIFFTEESDKTFFKKSKALTKVEKFLKWVNEPMDEEASQESVSHDNVQDTCTSSDSEEQEMSVKKGDDPLETSNQEPGKRHAVSSAGELETEKNEGDSTVTAITHQEDCVTQITPDSVQVNTETESKKKKKTKKNRNKKVIGLPPEIAAVPELAKYWAQRYRLFSRFDDGIKLDREGWFSVTPEKIAEHIAGRVSQSFKCDIVVDAFCGVGGNTIQFALTGKRVIAIDIDPVKIDLARNNAEVYGIADKIEFICGDFLLLASHLKADVVFLSPPWGGPDYATAETFDIRTMMSPDGFEIFRRSQKITNNIVYFLPRNADIDQVASLAGPGGQVEIEQNFLNNKLKTITAYFGDLIRRSASES; via the exons ATGCTGTCTGTAGGAGACCAAGcaacagaagaggaggaaggtggcACGGCAGAGTTACATGACAGCAAAGGCTTAGGCTTAGATGAAAGTGAACTTGATTCTGAGGCTGAACTCATGAGAAGTATGGGACTACCACTCCAGTTTGGTGGTGTATCTGCACATAAGACTTTTGAg GTGTCTATGAATACTAGAAATAAAGttaaagtcaaaaagaaaaagaaaaaacagcaaaagaagtACTTACATGAAATTATGAGAGAATCTTGGAGACAAGAATATGAAGAAGATGACATTTTGGCTTCAGATGATCCGTCTTCAGTTGAACGGTATGAGAACACCAAAACATGTGAACTTCAAACCAAAAAGGACATTGAAACTGAAAATCTTCCTGTTGAAAATACATTATGCCCAAAGCTAGAAATTACGGAGAAGTGGGAAAAGTATTGGAATGAATATGGCGGAGGGCTCTTATGGCAAAGCTGGCAAGAGAAACATCCAGGTCAGACACTGTGTCCTGAACCTTGGAACATTCCTGATACAAAGGAGGAATGGGAACAACATTATAGTCAACTCTATTGGTATTATTTGGAACAATTTCAGTATTGGGAAGCTCAGGGTTGGACTTTTGATGCCCCAGAAACCTGTGATACAGATGCTTGTGGGCCTAAAATAGAAGTTGACGACGAGAAAGACGAAAATTGCATAAAAGCAGACTTAACGTCTTTTCCATCTTCATCTATTACCATTGATAGTGAAAGCTCTAGTTCAGGTGATACAGAGCATAATGAAATACTTGATGGGGTTAGTAACTTAAGTCTGAATTCAGAGGAAGTGGAACAGAGCCGGTTAGATTCTTCAGTAAGTTACGATGGATGTCAGTTGCTAAGTGAAGTCGGCAGCAGCAGAGAATGCCCTGCCACTGGCCAAAGTGAACCATGTCACGGAGGAGCCAAGGACAGCAACGTGTCTGGGAACAGAAGCGCAAACCAACCAGCTCAGG ATTCACAGGACTCTTCCGAAGCAAACGCAATCAGAGAAAGACCACACTCCAACAGTATTGATGGAGACGAGAGTGAAGAAGATCCACCTGAACGTAAGCCAAGCAAACTCAAGAGGAG ccACGAGCTGGACATCGATGAAAACCCAGATTCAGACTTTGATGACAATGGTTCCCTTCTGGGATTCAAGCATGGCTCAGGACAAAA ATACGGTGGAATTTCAAATTTCAGTCATCGGCGGGTCAGATACTTGCAGAAGAATGTGAAGTATAAGTCAAAGTTCCTGGACatgagaagacaaataaatatgaaaaacaaacacatcttctttaccgAAGAGtcagataaaacatttttcaagaaaagcaaagcttTGACTAAG GtagaaaaatttctaaaatggGTGAATGAACCAATGGATGAGGAAGCATCACAGGAGTCAGTTTCTCATGACAACGTGCAAGACACGTGCACAAGCAGTGATTCAGAGGAGCAAGAAATGTCTGTTAAAAAAGGCGATGACCCACTTGAGACGAGCAATCAAGAACCTGGAAAGCGTCACGCCGTGTCTTCAGCTGGTGaactggaaacagaaaaaaatgaaggagacaGCACAGTAACAGCTATTACACATCAGGAAGATTGTGTTACTCAGATTACACCAGATTCTGTACAGGTCAACACTGAAA ctgaaagtaaaaagaagaagaagacaaagaaaaacaggaacaaaaaggTAATTGGCCTGCCTCCCGAGATAGCTGCTGTTCCTGAGCTGGCAAAGTACTGGGCCCAGAGATACAGGCTCTTCTCCCGTTTTGATGATGGGATTAAATTGGACAGAG AGGGCTGGTTTTCAGTGACCCCTGAGAAGATTGCTGAACACATTGCTGGCCGGGTCAGCCAGTCCTTCAAGTGTGACATTGTAGTAGATGCATTTTGTGGAGTCGGAGGAAATACCATTCAGTTTGCCTTAACAGGAAAGAGAG TGATTGCCATTGATATTGATCCTGTTAAGATTGATCTTGCTCGCAATAATGCAGAAGTCTATGGAATAGCAGACAAGATAGAGTTCATCTGTGGAGATTTCCTCCTGCTGGCTTCTCACTTAAAGGCTGATGTTGTGTTTCTTAGCCCCCCTTGGGGAGGACCAGACTACGCTACTGCAGAGACCTTTGACATTAGGACCATGATGTCTCCAGATGG CTTTGAAATTTTCAGGCGTTCCCAGAAGATCACtaataatattgtttatttccttccaagAAATGCTGATATTGACCAG
- the TGS1 gene encoding trimethylguanosine synthase isoform X1: protein MCCDKWSRVAEMFLFVEDLEEDCKILCLCSRAFVEDRKLCNLGLKGYYVKGNGDNAGDQATEEEEGGTAELHDSKGLGLDESELDSEAELMRSMGLPLQFGGVSAHKTFEVSMNTRNKVKVKKKKKKQQKKYLHEIMRESWRQEYEEDDILASDDPSSVERYENTKTCELQTKKDIETENLPVENTLCPKLEITEKWEKYWNEYGGGLLWQSWQEKHPGQTLCPEPWNIPDTKEEWEQHYSQLYWYYLEQFQYWEAQGWTFDAPETCDTDACGPKIEVDDEKDENCIKADLTSFPSSSITIDSESSSSGDTEHNEILDGVSNLSLNSEEVEQSRLDSSVSYDGCQLLSEVGSSRECPATGQSEPCHGGAKDSNVSGNRSANQPAQDSQDSSEANAIRERPHSNSIDGDESEEDPPERKPSKLKRSHELDIDENPDSDFDDNGSLLGFKHGSGQKYGGISNFSHRRVRYLQKNVKYKSKFLDMRRQINMKNKHIFFTEESDKTFFKKSKALTKVEKFLKWVNEPMDEEASQESVSHDNVQDTCTSSDSEEQEMSVKKGDDPLETSNQEPGKRHAVSSAGELETEKNEGDSTVTAITHQEDCVTQITPDSVQVNTETESKKKKKTKKNRNKKVIGLPPEIAAVPELAKYWAQRYRLFSRFDDGIKLDREGWFSVTPEKIAEHIAGRVSQSFKCDIVVDAFCGVGGNTIQFALTGKRVIAIDIDPVKIDLARNNAEVYGIADKIEFICGDFLLLASHLKADVVFLSPPWGGPDYATAETFDIRTMMSPDGFEIFRRSQKITNNIVYFLPRNADIDQVASLAGPGGQVEIEQNFLNNKLKTITAYFGDLIRRSASES from the exons ATGTGCTGCGACAAGTGGAGCCGCGTGGCCGAAATGTTTCTCTTCGTTGAAGACCTGGAGGAGGATTGTAAGATCCTTTGCCTGTGCTCCAGGGCGTTTGTGGA AGATCGAAAATTGTGCAATTTGGGATTAAAAGGCTACTATGTCAAAGGCAATGGTGACAATGCAG GAGACCAAGcaacagaagaggaggaaggtggcACGGCAGAGTTACATGACAGCAAAGGCTTAGGCTTAGATGAAAGTGAACTTGATTCTGAGGCTGAACTCATGAGAAGTATGGGACTACCACTCCAGTTTGGTGGTGTATCTGCACATAAGACTTTTGAg GTGTCTATGAATACTAGAAATAAAGttaaagtcaaaaagaaaaagaaaaaacagcaaaagaagtACTTACATGAAATTATGAGAGAATCTTGGAGACAAGAATATGAAGAAGATGACATTTTGGCTTCAGATGATCCGTCTTCAGTTGAACGGTATGAGAACACCAAAACATGTGAACTTCAAACCAAAAAGGACATTGAAACTGAAAATCTTCCTGTTGAAAATACATTATGCCCAAAGCTAGAAATTACGGAGAAGTGGGAAAAGTATTGGAATGAATATGGCGGAGGGCTCTTATGGCAAAGCTGGCAAGAGAAACATCCAGGTCAGACACTGTGTCCTGAACCTTGGAACATTCCTGATACAAAGGAGGAATGGGAACAACATTATAGTCAACTCTATTGGTATTATTTGGAACAATTTCAGTATTGGGAAGCTCAGGGTTGGACTTTTGATGCCCCAGAAACCTGTGATACAGATGCTTGTGGGCCTAAAATAGAAGTTGACGACGAGAAAGACGAAAATTGCATAAAAGCAGACTTAACGTCTTTTCCATCTTCATCTATTACCATTGATAGTGAAAGCTCTAGTTCAGGTGATACAGAGCATAATGAAATACTTGATGGGGTTAGTAACTTAAGTCTGAATTCAGAGGAAGTGGAACAGAGCCGGTTAGATTCTTCAGTAAGTTACGATGGATGTCAGTTGCTAAGTGAAGTCGGCAGCAGCAGAGAATGCCCTGCCACTGGCCAAAGTGAACCATGTCACGGAGGAGCCAAGGACAGCAACGTGTCTGGGAACAGAAGCGCAAACCAACCAGCTCAGG ATTCACAGGACTCTTCCGAAGCAAACGCAATCAGAGAAAGACCACACTCCAACAGTATTGATGGAGACGAGAGTGAAGAAGATCCACCTGAACGTAAGCCAAGCAAACTCAAGAGGAG ccACGAGCTGGACATCGATGAAAACCCAGATTCAGACTTTGATGACAATGGTTCCCTTCTGGGATTCAAGCATGGCTCAGGACAAAA ATACGGTGGAATTTCAAATTTCAGTCATCGGCGGGTCAGATACTTGCAGAAGAATGTGAAGTATAAGTCAAAGTTCCTGGACatgagaagacaaataaatatgaaaaacaaacacatcttctttaccgAAGAGtcagataaaacatttttcaagaaaagcaaagcttTGACTAAG GtagaaaaatttctaaaatggGTGAATGAACCAATGGATGAGGAAGCATCACAGGAGTCAGTTTCTCATGACAACGTGCAAGACACGTGCACAAGCAGTGATTCAGAGGAGCAAGAAATGTCTGTTAAAAAAGGCGATGACCCACTTGAGACGAGCAATCAAGAACCTGGAAAGCGTCACGCCGTGTCTTCAGCTGGTGaactggaaacagaaaaaaatgaaggagacaGCACAGTAACAGCTATTACACATCAGGAAGATTGTGTTACTCAGATTACACCAGATTCTGTACAGGTCAACACTGAAA ctgaaagtaaaaagaagaagaagacaaagaaaaacaggaacaaaaaggTAATTGGCCTGCCTCCCGAGATAGCTGCTGTTCCTGAGCTGGCAAAGTACTGGGCCCAGAGATACAGGCTCTTCTCCCGTTTTGATGATGGGATTAAATTGGACAGAG AGGGCTGGTTTTCAGTGACCCCTGAGAAGATTGCTGAACACATTGCTGGCCGGGTCAGCCAGTCCTTCAAGTGTGACATTGTAGTAGATGCATTTTGTGGAGTCGGAGGAAATACCATTCAGTTTGCCTTAACAGGAAAGAGAG TGATTGCCATTGATATTGATCCTGTTAAGATTGATCTTGCTCGCAATAATGCAGAAGTCTATGGAATAGCAGACAAGATAGAGTTCATCTGTGGAGATTTCCTCCTGCTGGCTTCTCACTTAAAGGCTGATGTTGTGTTTCTTAGCCCCCCTTGGGGAGGACCAGACTACGCTACTGCAGAGACCTTTGACATTAGGACCATGATGTCTCCAGATGG CTTTGAAATTTTCAGGCGTTCCCAGAAGATCACtaataatattgtttatttccttccaagAAATGCTGATATTGACCAG